Genomic segment of Bifidobacterium lemurum:
CGGGGTTTCGCTCGCCGCACCGGTGTTCACCGCCATGATCGCCCTAGGTGACCTGTTCGGCCTCGGCGGCAGTTCGGTGATCTCCCGCCTGTTCGGCCAGCGCCGCCATGCGGACGCGAAGCGGCTGAGCGTGTTCACGTTCTACGCCGCGATTCTCACCGGTTTGCTGGTGATCGTGCTGGGCTTCGCCTTCGAGGAGCCCATCCTCACCATGCTCGGCGCGGACCCCTCGACGATGCCGCACGCCTCGGCCTACTACCGGTGGATCATCGCGGCCGCGCCGTTCATCATCCTTTCGATGGGGCCCGGCAACACGTTGCGCGCGGCCGGTCTGCCCTTGCCCTCCATGCTGGGCACGGTGATCGGCACGGTGGTGAACATCGTGCTCAACCCCCTGTTCATCCAGGTGTTCGGATGGGGCGCCGCCGGCTCCGCGGCCGCGACTTTCGTGGCGAATGTCGTCGGCGATATCTACTTCATATGGGTGCTGGTCCGTCGCTGCGACAGCCTCTCCATCGACCCGCGCCTACTGTGGCGGCGTGATGGCGAAGACCAGAGCGCCGGTGCCGACGTGGCCAAGACGATCCCCGCGGACGCGGCCACGGCTCAGACCGCCGTCTCCGCGAAGCGCCGACGCGCGCGTTTCGCCGTTCCCGCCAATCTGATCGGCCAGGTGGTCGCCATCGGCGTGCCCGCCTCGCTGACCAACATCACGCAAAGCATCGGCGTGATCCTCGTCAACCTGTTCCTGCTGCCGTACGGCAACGACGCGGTGGCGGCCATGGGCATCGCGCTGAAAATCGTGATGATCGCGGTGCTGATTCTCGTCGGATTCGCATTCGGCGCGCAGCCGCTGATCGGTTACGCCTACGGCGGCGGCCATATGCGCCGTCTTGCGAGCATCCTGCGTTTCGCCTACGGATTCCAATGCGCGCTGGCGTTGGTCATGACCGCGACGCTGTGGCTGGGGGCGCGACTGCTGATGGGATTCTTCATCGACGACCCCACCATCATCGACCTTGGCACCGGCATGCTGCGCGTGCAGCTGCTCAGCACGGTATGCGTGGCCGTGGTGCTGGTCACCACCGCCACCTTCCAGTCCGCGGGCAAGGCCGTGGGCGCGCTGATTCTGGCGGTGAGCCGCCAGGGCGTGATGCTGCTCGCCACGCTGGTCATCGGCGAGCGGGTGGCCGGATACCACGGTGTGATCGCCGCGCAGGCTTTCGCGGATCTGGCCACGGCCGTGCTTGCCGTGGCGCTGTTCGCCGTGATGCTGCGCCCGCTGCTCGGCATATGGAAACGCCCCGCCTGAGCGCGAAAGGCGCGTCAAGCGGGGCGTGCGTTTACGGTTCGGCTGGTATACCCGGCGTTACTCCAACGTGGGGATGTCGGTGGTGTATTCGGCCAGCCACTGCTCCTGCAGCGCCGCCAGCGTGCCGTCCTCGATCAGCGCGTTCACCGCGTCGGTGACGGCGTCGGTCAGCACCGAATCCTTCGGCAGCACGATGCCCATGCCCTGAGGATCCTCGGAATCGGGGATCTGGCCGAGCACCACGCCGTTCTCCACCTGGCCGGATTCCACGATGTTCACCGCGGTGGGGGAGTCGACCACCAACGCGTCGATCTGGTTGGCGGCCAGCGCCTGGGCCAGCATGGCGTTGTCGTTGAAGGTCTGGATGTCGTCCTTGATGAGTTCCTTGGCGAAGTCATAGCTGGTGGTGCCAACCATGGCGCCGATGGTGGCGTCCTTCAGCTCGTCGATCGACGTGGCGGAGGCGTACGGGGAATCCTGTCGCACCACCACGGCCTGCGTCGGGTTGTAGTAGCTCGGGGAGAAATCGACCGCCTGCTTGCGCTCATCGGTGATGGAGAACTGCTGGATGTTGAGATCCCAATCCTTGGCGCCCGGCGCGATGGCCGCGTCGAAAGTGGTGCGCACCCACTGCACGTCATCCTCGCTGAAGCCGAGCTGTTCGGCCACGGCGTAGGCGACGGCCGCCTCATAGCCCTCGCCGGATTCGGGATCGTCGTTCAGCACCCACGGCGTGTAGGCGGGGTCGCCGGTGGCGATGGTCAGCGTGCCGGGGGTGACGGTCTGCTGCGTGATATCGCTGGAATCGACGTTGGCGTCGGTGGCGGTGTCGTTGGTCGTGCCGCAGGCGGCGGGCAGCAGCAGGGCCGTGGCCGCCACGGCGGCGGCTGCGGCGCGCAGGACTTGGGTTTTGACGGACATGGCCGTCTCCTCTCTCTTAAGCATGGCGGGCGGTGCCATGCGGTGGTTCGATCTGGAAAAATCCGACAAACAACGAGATTAACGCGCGTATGTAACGAACACGTCGCACGGGTTATCGTATGTAGTGATAACGCGTGGCAAACCGGCGGAATAACGACGCCGGCGCGCGCGTGCGGAACACGGCGATTCAGGAGGCGGATATGACGGTGCGTGTGGCGGTGGTCACGGCGTTGGAGAAAGAGGCGGAGCTGTTCTTCGAAGCTCTCGGGACGAACGGCGAGACGCGTTATGGCATGCATACCGCGGCCGGGCGGTACCATGACGTGGAACTCGCGGTGGCGGTGGCGGGTATGGGCATTGTGAACACGGCCGCCGCGGCGCAATATCTGATCATGGAGCACCGGCCTGACGCGTTGGTGTTCTCTGGCATCGCCGGCGGACTCAATCCGCGTATGGACATCGACGATATCGTCATCGGCGAGCGCGTGATCTATTTGGGGGCGGATACGGCGTTGATCGCCGAGTCCGAGCCGTATCTGGAGGAATTCGCGTCGAGCGCCCCCTTGGTGGAGCGGGCGGCGCGCGTGTTGGACGCGCGCGGGCTGCGTCGTGTGGAATCGGTCGCCGAGCATGGCGACACCACGATGTTCGTCGAGCCGAAGCCCTCACACACGCAGCCGACGTATGTAGTCGGCACGGTGGCCTCAAGCATCACCTTCAATACGGCTCCGGCCGATCTCGACCGATCCGTGGCGTTCCATCACGCCGATTGCGAGGAGATGGAGGGCGTGGCGGCCGCGCAGATCGCGGCCAAGGCCGGCGTCGACTGTCTGGTGATCCGCTCGCTGAGCAATATGTGCGGGGAATCGTATGAGCAGCTCGACGGGCGCGACACGGACCTCCGCCGCAGCGCTCGTCTGGTGGCGGGCGTGGTGCTGGAGATGCTGGAGGGGATGTAGCCGCGTCTACGCGTAGATGTTGCGCGGGCGCATGTCCTCGGGCAGGCCGTCGAGCAGAATCGCCACCGAGCCCTCCTCGAACACGGAACGGATGCCCGCGGCCAGCAGCGGGGCCACCGACAGCACGGTCATATTGGGCAGGCGCTTCTCTTCGGCGATCGGCACGGTGTCCATGAACACGATCTCGCGCGCGCCGCACTGCGACAGTCGTTCAATCGCCGGACCGGACAGCAGGCCGTGGGTGGCCACCAGCGTCACCGACTTGGCGCCGGAGTCCTTCAGCGTGCGCACCGCCTCGCAGATGGTTCCGGCGGTGTCGATCATATCGTCGACCACCACGCAGTCACGGCCGTTCACGTCGCCGATGATGCCATGCGCCTCGGCATGGTTCGGACGGGTGATGTCGCGCTGCTTGTGGATGAAGGCCAGCGGCAGATTGCCGAGCTTGCGGGCCCACTGCTCGCTCACCTTGATTCGGCCGGCGTCCGGGGAGACGACCGTGGTGTTCTCCAATGGCAAAGCGCCGCGCACGTAGTCGATGAGCACGGGCGTGGCGGTCAGATGGTCCACCGGCCCGTCGAAGAATCCCTGCTCCTGCGTGGCGTGCAGGTCGACCGTCATGATGCGGTCCGCGCCGGCTGTCTTGAACAGGTCGAAGATCAGACGGGCGGTGATGGGCTCGCGGCCCTGATGCTTCTTGTCCTGGCGCGAATAGCCGAGGAACGGCGCGACCACGGTGATCGAACGGGCGGAGGCGCGCTTGAGCGAATCGATCATGATGAGCTGTTCCATGATCCACTTGTTGAGGTCGCCCGCATGGCACTGCAGCACGAACACGTCCGCGCCGCGCACCGGCTCGGAGAAACGCACGTACATCTCGCCGTTCGCGAAGTCGTAGGCCGTGGTCTCGAGGATGTCGACGCCGAGGTATGAGGCGACCTCGTCCGCGAGTTCCGGGTATGCCCGCCCCGTGACCAAAGCGAGTCGCTTATCCGGCGTGCCTTCAAGAATGGTCGACATGTCCTATCCCTCTACATGGTTGGATCGATGGCCGGTCTGTTCCGCGCCGTAGTCCAGTGTACAAGCACCCCCGGCGTGGGCCGCGCCGTGCGTCCCGACCGTCGCCGCCTGAGGGAGATCCCATCGTCGCGGGGGCGACATATAGTTGGCAAGTTGCCCATAGGGAGCGGCGCGCTCGCGCCGTGATGTATGGAGCGACATGCAAACACACTCCTGCCGCGGAACGTCCGTGGCCGATTAGTCCGAAGGAGGTGGGTGATGTCTGCACACAAGTACGAACTGATGTTCATTGCCGATCCTGAACTGGATGAGCGCGGTCTGAAGAAGCTGACCGAGCAGTATATGGAAATCGTCACCAACGAAGGCGGTTCCGTCGACGAACCCGATTACTGGGGACGCCGCAAGCTCGCCTACGAGATCGCCGGCAAGACCGAAGGCAACTATGTCGTGGTGACCTACACCGCCGAGCCCGCGACCAGCGACGAGCTCGACCGTGTGCTCAACCTCAACGAATCCGTGATCCGTACGAAGATCCTTCGTAAGGACGCCTGAAACCAAGCGTTAAGCAGCTGCAACCAGCTGGTGTAAAGACAAGAAGGTACCGTCATGGCAGGCGAAACCACCATCACCATCGTGGGCAATCTCACGTCGGATCCCGAGCTGCGAACCATCGGCTCCGGGGCGACTGTGGCGAGCTTCACCATCGCTTCGACGCCGCGCACGTACAACCGCCAGACCGGCCAGTGGGATGAGGGGCAGGCGTTGTTCATGCGCTGCTCCGCCTGGCGTGATCTGGCCGACCACTGCGCGCAGAGCCTGACCAAGGGCATGCGCGTGATCGCGACCGGTCGTCTGCAGCAGCGTTCCTATCAGGCGAACGACGGTTCCAACCGCACCGTGGTGGAGATGCAGATCGACGAGATCGGTCCCTCCCTGCGGTATGCCACCGCGCAGGTGACCCGTCAGTCGTCCGGTCAGGGCGGCTTCCAGGGTCGCGGCGCACAGGGCGGCCAGGGCTTCGGCGGCAACGCCGGCGCTGGCTTCGCCGGTGGCAACGGCGGCTATCAGGGTGGCGCCGGATATTCCGGCGGCGCCTCCGCCATGCCCTCCAACCCCGCCGCCGCGCCCGCCGCGGATCCGTGGGGCAACGCGGGCGGTTCGGGAGGCTTCTCCACATTCGGCGGATCCGCCGACTTCGGTGGGGAAAGCGACGAGCCTGAGTTCTAAGCCAGTCCAGCTTACGCAGCGAATATAGATACATAGTTTGTAAGGAGAACATCATGTCACGCAAGAGGCCGCAACCGCCGGTCAAGCCGTTCAAGAAGAAGCCGAACCCGCTGAAGGCGGCGAAGGTCACCGAGATCGATTACAAGGACGTCGCGCTGCTGCGCAAGTTCATCTCCGATCGCGGCAAGATCCGTTCCCGTCGTATCACCGGTGTGTCCGTGCAGGAGCAGCGTAAGATCTCGAAGGCGATCAAGAACGCCCGCGAGATGGCCCTGCTGCCGTACGCCACCTCGGGCCGCTGAGTTCAGGAGGATTAGAACATGGCTGATACCAAGGTTATTCTCACCAAGACCGTCTCCAACCTCGGTCATCCCGGCGACGTCGTCGAGGTCAAGCTCGGCTACGCCCGCAACTACCTGATTCCGCAGGGCCTCGCCTTCGCGTGGACCAAGGGTGCCGAGGCTCAGATCGCCGCCATGAAGCGCGCCCGTCTGGCCAAGGCCGTCGCCACCCGCGAGGATGCCGTCGCCGCCAAGGACGCCATCGAGGGCACCACCGTGACGATCGCCGCCAAGGTCTCCGAGTCCGGCAAGCTGTTCGGTGGCGTGTCCGCCGACGCGATCGCCAAGGCTCTGGCCTCCAAGGCCTCCGTCGATCCGAAGGCCATCGAGGTCGAGACCATCAAGACCACCGGCGACTTCG
This window contains:
- a CDS encoding MATE family efflux transporter, giving the protein MDNTLFEHAPVPRAYFSLALPVVCSMLVTLVYNAVDTYFIAHTGNTDMVAGVSLAAPVFTAMIALGDLFGLGGSSVISRLFGQRRHADAKRLSVFTFYAAILTGLLVIVLGFAFEEPILTMLGADPSTMPHASAYYRWIIAAAPFIILSMGPGNTLRAAGLPLPSMLGTVIGTVVNIVLNPLFIQVFGWGAAGSAAATFVANVVGDIYFIWVLVRRCDSLSIDPRLLWRRDGEDQSAGADVAKTIPADAATAQTAVSAKRRRARFAVPANLIGQVVAIGVPASLTNITQSIGVILVNLFLLPYGNDAVAAMGIALKIVMIAVLILVGFAFGAQPLIGYAYGGGHMRRLASILRFAYGFQCALALVMTATLWLGARLLMGFFIDDPTIIDLGTGMLRVQLLSTVCVAVVLVTTATFQSAGKAVGALILAVSRQGVMLLATLVIGERVAGYHGVIAAQAFADLATAVLAVALFAVMLRPLLGIWKRPA
- a CDS encoding ABC transporter substrate-binding protein gives rise to the protein MSVKTQVLRAAAAAVAATALLLPAACGTTNDTATDANVDSSDITQQTVTPGTLTIATGDPAYTPWVLNDDPESGEGYEAAVAYAVAEQLGFSEDDVQWVRTTFDAAIAPGAKDWDLNIQQFSITDERKQAVDFSPSYYNPTQAVVVRQDSPYASATSIDELKDATIGAMVGTTSYDFAKELIKDDIQTFNDNAMLAQALAANQIDALVVDSPTAVNIVESGQVENGVVLGQIPDSEDPQGMGIVLPKDSVLTDAVTDAVNALIEDGTLAALQEQWLAEYTTDIPTLE
- a CDS encoding 5'-methylthioadenosine/S-adenosylhomocysteine nucleosidase, producing the protein MTVRVAVVTALEKEAELFFEALGTNGETRYGMHTAAGRYHDVELAVAVAGMGIVNTAAAAQYLIMEHRPDALVFSGIAGGLNPRMDIDDIVIGERVIYLGADTALIAESEPYLEEFASSAPLVERAARVLDARGLRRVESVAEHGDTTMFVEPKPSHTQPTYVVGTVASSITFNTAPADLDRSVAFHHADCEEMEGVAAAQIAAKAGVDCLVIRSLSNMCGESYEQLDGRDTDLRRSARLVAGVVLEMLEGM
- a CDS encoding ribose-phosphate diphosphokinase, encoding MSTILEGTPDKRLALVTGRAYPELADEVASYLGVDILETTAYDFANGEMYVRFSEPVRGADVFVLQCHAGDLNKWIMEQLIMIDSLKRASARSITVVAPFLGYSRQDKKHQGREPITARLIFDLFKTAGADRIMTVDLHATQEQGFFDGPVDHLTATPVLIDYVRGALPLENTTVVSPDAGRIKVSEQWARKLGNLPLAFIHKQRDITRPNHAEAHGIIGDVNGRDCVVVDDMIDTAGTICEAVRTLKDSGAKSVTLVATHGLLSGPAIERLSQCGAREIVFMDTVPIAEEKRLPNMTVLSVAPLLAAGIRSVFEEGSVAILLDGLPEDMRPRNIYA
- the rpsF gene encoding 30S ribosomal protein S6, with product MSAHKYELMFIADPELDERGLKKLTEQYMEIVTNEGGSVDEPDYWGRRKLAYEIAGKTEGNYVVVTYTAEPATSDELDRVLNLNESVIRTKILRKDA
- a CDS encoding single-stranded DNA-binding protein — its product is MAGETTITIVGNLTSDPELRTIGSGATVASFTIASTPRTYNRQTGQWDEGQALFMRCSAWRDLADHCAQSLTKGMRVIATGRLQQRSYQANDGSNRTVVEMQIDEIGPSLRYATAQVTRQSSGQGGFQGRGAQGGQGFGGNAGAGFAGGNGGYQGGAGYSGGASAMPSNPAAAPAADPWGNAGGSGGFSTFGGSADFGGESDEPEF
- the rpsR gene encoding 30S ribosomal protein S18 yields the protein MSRKRPQPPVKPFKKKPNPLKAAKVTEIDYKDVALLRKFISDRGKIRSRRITGVSVQEQRKISKAIKNAREMALLPYATSGR
- the rplI gene encoding 50S ribosomal protein L9, whose amino-acid sequence is MADTKVILTKTVSNLGHPGDVVEVKLGYARNYLIPQGLAFAWTKGAEAQIAAMKRARLAKAVATREDAVAAKDAIEGTTVTIAAKVSESGKLFGGVSADAIAKALASKASVDPKAIEVETIKTTGDFAAKVALHPEITASFTVKVVAE